From the Ferrigenium kumadai genome, one window contains:
- a CDS encoding bacteriohemerythrin, protein MRERIMTLTWTEQLSVGNAIIDSEHRNLIGLINSVEHALRSGNEHALSHAFKLLTDCVRLHFMNEEKIAQAAELPFEQHKQSHQYLQKELQYIRDELEAKSGMWSEGAVEHFTRTLGNWMMDHLSGEDKLLKPALLTLPSDFSAA, encoded by the coding sequence TTGCGGGAGCGCATCATGACTTTGACATGGACAGAGCAGTTGAGCGTCGGGAATGCGATCATCGATTCCGAACACCGGAATTTGATCGGCTTGATCAATAGCGTCGAACATGCGCTCAGGTCGGGCAATGAGCATGCGTTGTCGCATGCATTCAAGCTGCTTACGGACTGCGTGCGGCTTCATTTCATGAATGAGGAAAAGATCGCACAGGCGGCCGAGCTCCCTTTCGAGCAACACAAGCAGTCTCACCAGTATCTGCAAAAGGAGCTTCAGTACATCAGGGACGAGCTGGAGGCCAAGAGCGGCATGTGGTCGGAGGGCGCGGTCGAGCATTTTACCCGCACGCTAGGAAACTGGATGATGGATCATCTTTCGGGCGAGGATAAACTTCTGAAGCCTGCATTGCTGACACTTCCCAGCGATTTCTCCGCGGCCTGA
- a CDS encoding RsmB/NOP family class I SAM-dependent RNA methyltransferase, whose translation MLITEYRLDLVIQALRAILPLAHPADTTLRYFFQDNRIGSNERALVAETVFGVLRHRLLLEHACESKGEAASDAAPSSAKVATPRRMALAYFVRFGGYNLREIEPVLKHGEKEWLATVKGVKVEELPLTVQAELPDWLVEKMRASYSDADILAIGRAMQQGAPLDIRVNTLLAKRDEVLQQLHEKKIEASATPYSPIGIRLKDKIPLNRDALFTEGKVEVQDEGSQLLGLLLAPKRNDMVVDFCAGAGGKTLMLSAQMNSQGRLYALDVSEKRLANLKPRLKRSGASNIQPMLIAHENDLKVKRLAGKIDRVLVDAPCSGLGTLRRNPDLKFRQSPGSIEELTRKQAAILASASRLLKKGGRLVYATCSILPEENQRIVEAFLAEHPDFTLKPAGDVLHQQKIALEMGDYLELRPQLHGTDGFFAAVLERTGS comes from the coding sequence ATGCTGATTACCGAATACCGTCTAGACCTCGTCATCCAGGCCCTGCGCGCCATCCTGCCGCTGGCGCACCCTGCCGATACCACCCTGCGCTATTTCTTCCAGGACAACCGCATCGGCTCGAATGAGCGCGCTTTGGTCGCCGAGACCGTATTCGGCGTGCTTCGCCATCGCCTGCTGCTGGAGCACGCCTGCGAAAGCAAAGGTGAGGCAGCGTCCGATGCCGCGCCCTCTTCCGCCAAAGTCGCCACGCCGCGCCGCATGGCGCTGGCTTACTTCGTCCGTTTCGGCGGCTACAACCTGCGCGAGATCGAGCCTGTGCTGAAGCACGGCGAGAAGGAATGGCTCGCGACGGTGAAGGGCGTGAAGGTGGAGGAACTGCCATTGACGGTGCAGGCCGAACTGCCGGACTGGCTGGTGGAAAAGATGCGCGCCTCGTATTCCGACGCGGACATCCTCGCCATCGGCCGCGCCATGCAGCAGGGCGCGCCGCTGGATATCCGTGTCAACACCCTGCTCGCCAAGCGCGACGAAGTGCTGCAGCAACTGCACGAAAAGAAGATCGAAGCGAGCGCCACGCCCTACTCGCCCATCGGCATTCGCCTCAAGGACAAGATCCCGTTGAACCGCGACGCGCTGTTCACCGAAGGCAAGGTCGAAGTGCAGGATGAAGGCAGCCAGCTGCTCGGTCTCCTGCTCGCGCCGAAACGCAACGACATGGTGGTGGATTTCTGCGCGGGCGCCGGCGGCAAGACGCTGATGCTCTCAGCACAGATGAATTCGCAGGGCCGCTTGTACGCGCTGGACGTTTCGGAGAAGCGCCTCGCCAACCTCAAGCCTCGCCTGAAGCGCTCCGGAGCGAGCAACATCCAGCCGATGCTGATCGCACACGAGAATGATCTCAAGGTGAAACGGCTTGCGGGCAAGATCGACCGCGTGCTGGTGGACGCGCCGTGCAGCGGCCTCGGCACGCTGCGCCGCAACCCCGACCTGAAGTTCCGCCAGTCGCCCGGCAGCATCGAGGAACTCACGCGCAAGCAGGCTGCCATCCTCGCCTCGGCCAGCCGGTTGCTGAAGAAGGGCGGACGCCTGGTGTATGCGACCTGCAGCATCCTGCCGGAAGAGAATCAACGCATCGTGGAAGCCTTCCTCGCCGAACATCCCGACTTCACATTGAAGCCAGCCGGCGACGTACTGCACCAGCAAAAGATCGCGCTGGAGATGGGCGACTATCTGGAGTTGCGCCCGCAGCTGCACGGCACGGACGGCTTCTTCGCCGCGGTGCTGGAGCGCACCGGGTCATAG
- a CDS encoding response regulator yields MIRVLIVDDHAIVRQGLRRIMDETKDIRVGGEATNGVEALKKIRSEKWDIVLLDISMPEKNGIDTLKLILDGNSAAKVLMLSMYPEDQHAVRLLKGGASGYLTKDAAPEQLVEAIRKVMAGKKHISPVLAELLLHECGRDSAKPPHEMLSDREYQVLRLLGSGKKVSEVARILALSVKTVSTYRVHILEKMKLKNNAELMLYVVENGLREL; encoded by the coding sequence GTGATTCGAGTGCTGATCGTTGATGACCATGCCATCGTGCGCCAGGGATTGCGCAGGATAATGGACGAGACCAAGGACATCCGTGTCGGCGGGGAGGCCACCAACGGCGTCGAGGCCCTGAAGAAGATCCGCAGCGAAAAGTGGGATATCGTACTGCTCGACATCTCGATGCCCGAGAAGAACGGCATTGACACACTGAAGCTGATCCTGGATGGCAACAGCGCGGCCAAGGTGCTGATGCTGAGCATGTATCCCGAAGATCAGCATGCCGTTCGCCTGCTGAAGGGGGGCGCTTCTGGTTACCTCACCAAGGATGCTGCACCGGAGCAACTCGTCGAAGCGATCCGCAAGGTGATGGCGGGCAAGAAGCACATCAGCCCTGTGCTTGCCGAGCTGCTGCTGCATGAGTGCGGGCGCGATTCTGCCAAGCCGCCGCACGAAATGCTGAGCGACCGCGAATACCAGGTACTGCGGCTGCTGGGCTCCGGCAAGAAGGTCTCCGAGGTTGCACGGATACTGGCGCTGAGCGTGAAGACCGTCAGCACCTACCGTGTGCACATCCTCGAAAAGATGAAGCTGAAGAACAACGCCGAACTGATGCTGTACGTGGTCGAGAACGGCTTGCGGGAACTATGA